One window from the genome of Methanobacterium sp. Maddingley MBC34 encodes:
- a CDS encoding 5-formyltetrahydrofolate cyclo-ligase (PFAM: 5-formyltetrahydrofolate cyclo-ligase family): MVAFFREPSYFKYLLDITHKVKVMQAEDKQKLRKMIWGALENNDLLRTSKSCFGRIPDFKGAYEAARRFKNTLEWQNAETIFSSPDSALRDVRENVLLDGKILVMATPKLQNGYILLDPVKVSGNEKNASTIEGAFKLGKRIINFPQIDLVVEGSLGVDLDGNRLGKGRGFADQEIAFLSQEGIIDGKIPICSPVHPLQIVDHVPTEEHDERINMVVTPEMVIRMDKITLKEF; this comes from the coding sequence ATGGTAGCGTTCTTTAGAGAACCGTCGTATTTCAAGTATTTATTAGATATAACTCATAAAGTAAAAGTAATGCAAGCTGAGGATAAGCAGAAACTTAGAAAGATGATATGGGGAGCTCTTGAGAATAATGATCTTTTAAGAACATCCAAGTCATGTTTTGGAAGAATTCCCGACTTCAAAGGAGCTTATGAAGCTGCCCGGAGATTTAAAAATACATTAGAGTGGCAGAATGCCGAAACAATTTTTTCCAGTCCTGATTCTGCTTTAAGGGATGTGCGTGAAAACGTACTTCTGGATGGTAAGATTCTGGTGATGGCCACCCCTAAACTCCAGAATGGATATATTCTCCTGGATCCAGTGAAAGTCAGTGGCAATGAAAAAAATGCGTCCACTATTGAAGGTGCCTTTAAACTGGGAAAAAGGATCATTAACTTTCCCCAGATTGATCTGGTGGTGGAGGGTTCTCTGGGGGTTGATCTGGATGGAAATCGCCTCGGAAAAGGAAGGGGATTTGCCGACCAGGAAATAGCATTTCTATCCCAAGAGGGGATTATTGATGGGAAAATACCCATCTGCAGCCCGGTACATCCATTGCAGATAGTGGATCATGTTCCAACTGAGGAACACGATGAGCGGATTAACATGGTGGTAACCCCTGAAATGGTCATCAGGATGGATAAAATTACATTAAAAGAGTTTTAA
- a CDS encoding Rhodanese-related sulfurtransferase (PFAM: Rhodanese-like domain), which yields MAKQIMDINPQDAFKLIKENIDNPNFVLLDVRAPGEFSESHIEGAILINYQASDFKNKLQELDKTKTYLVYCRSGMRSAGSASTMESLGFQDVYNMVGGIMEWERRGLPLK from the coding sequence ATGGCAAAACAGATAATGGATATAAACCCCCAAGATGCCTTTAAATTAATAAAAGAAAATATTGATAACCCTAATTTTGTATTACTTGATGTTAGGGCTCCTGGAGAATTTTCCGAATCTCATATTGAAGGAGCAATACTTATAAATTACCAGGCCTCTGATTTTAAGAATAAATTGCAGGAATTGGATAAGACTAAAACCTATTTGGTTTACTGTCGTTCTGGAATGAGGAGTGCAGGTAGTGCTAGTACCATGGAGTCACTGGGCTTTCAGGATGTGTACAATATGGTGGGGGGAATAATGGAGTGGGAAAGACGGGGATTACCTTTAAAATAG
- a CDS encoding hypothetical protein (PFAM: Ferritin-like domain) has product MDRNEIIAMLNDDFVRELETTMVYVQNSFLMEDCDPSRVTEAISVDEMRHMWWLADLITKRGGKPTMEHKELNFGGDNLEEMLHRQIQLESEGIDIYTHQIEVIDDEEVVGVLKHIRDEERRHRKEFRERLNNLND; this is encoded by the coding sequence TTGGATAGAAATGAGATAATTGCCATGTTAAATGATGATTTCGTGAGAGAGTTGGAAACAACCATGGTTTACGTGCAGAACTCATTTTTAATGGAGGACTGTGATCCCAGTCGTGTTACCGAGGCCATATCTGTTGATGAAATGAGGCATATGTGGTGGTTGGCAGATCTTATAACTAAAAGAGGGGGTAAGCCAACTATGGAACATAAGGAACTGAATTTTGGTGGTGACAACCTGGAAGAAATGCTCCACCGGCAGATACAACTCGAATCAGAGGGTATTGATATTTACACCCACCAGATTGAGGTCATTGATGATGAGGAAGTGGTAGGAGTCCTGAAACACATAAGAGATGAGGAAAGACGTCATCGTAAGGAATTCCGTGAAAGATTAAATAATCTAAACGATTAA
- a CDS encoding putative exonuclease (PFAM: DNA polymerase family B, exonuclease domain) → MNYEPENNPQKLKEKLLEEYQDKSLEDLEYGEEIDTKCGPCYRFTTHEKLEIKTLAEKKVNQCLISDLKLIKGIGESKERKLKSSGFNSLDDLREHPVYSTSACELLEKVETNDICAISDWISTRYSPSHPLNLLLSSLSGTENMLFMDIETLGLKDVPLILIGVAEGNKDGLTINQYLLRDLKEEKAAIEGFLSHQNSDNVYVTFNGRSFDVPFIKSRMRFHHLKKSINTQHLDLLHFSRRQWNDQLPNCRLQTLEEHLFGVKRCDDVPSSKVPDFYLTYRETGNIGPLVPIIEHNREDVVTLARILSLLHQCSDF, encoded by the coding sequence ATGAATTATGAACCTGAAAATAACCCTCAAAAACTTAAAGAAAAACTCCTTGAAGAATATCAGGATAAATCACTGGAAGACCTGGAGTATGGGGAAGAGATTGATACAAAATGCGGCCCCTGTTACCGTTTCACCACTCATGAAAAGTTAGAAATCAAAACACTTGCGGAGAAAAAGGTTAATCAATGTTTGATCAGTGATTTGAAATTGATTAAAGGAATTGGTGAATCAAAGGAAAGAAAACTTAAAAGTAGTGGATTCAATTCACTGGATGATCTAAGGGAGCATCCTGTTTACAGCACCAGTGCCTGTGAATTATTAGAAAAAGTGGAAACAAATGACATTTGCGCCATCTCAGACTGGATATCAACCAGGTACTCTCCTTCCCATCCACTTAACCTTCTTTTATCCTCCCTATCCGGCACCGAGAACATGCTTTTCATGGATATTGAAACTCTTGGACTTAAAGACGTGCCTTTGATCCTTATTGGTGTTGCAGAAGGAAACAAGGATGGCCTAACCATCAATCAATATTTATTAAGGGATTTAAAGGAGGAAAAAGCTGCAATTGAGGGTTTCCTATCTCACCAGAATAGTGATAATGTTTATGTTACCTTTAACGGTCGTAGCTTTGATGTTCCATTCATTAAAAGCAGGATGCGTTTTCATCATCTGAAAAAAAGTATCAACACCCAACACCTGGATCTTCTACACTTTTCCCGGCGCCAGTGGAACGACCAGCTCCCCAATTGCAGGTTGCAGACCCTGGAAGAACATCTTTTCGGTGTCAAGAGGTGTGATGATGTTCCCAGCAGCAAAGTTCCTGATTTCTACCTTACCTACCGTGAAACCGGTAACATTGGACCATTGGTACCTATAATAGAGCACAATCGGGAAGATGTGGTTACCCTGGCCAGGATACTCTCCTTACTTCATCAGTGCTCAGATTTTTAG
- a CDS encoding arabinose efflux permease family protein (PFAM: Major Facilitator Superfamily~TIGRFAM: drug resistance transporter, EmrB/QacA subfamily), translating into MSISPRKYALMVAVLTSFLTPFVGSSINIALPSIGNEFTATAILLGWIPTAYLLSLAVCLVPFGRIADIYGRKRIFTYGIIIFTVSSFLATLSFSIDMLLIFRVLQGAGSAMIFGNLFAIIASIFPASDRGKALGITITGAFLGLFLGPVLGGFLTEYFGWRSIFFFNVPLGILATLAVTRVEGEWAEASGKSFDIIGSILLGFTLVTLMYGLSILPETVGFYLISGGLVGLILFYILESRMESPVLDVKVFNNRSFTLYNLAAFISYCSAAPIVFILSLYLQYIKGLDPQWAGIVLSVQPVMMVIFSPLAGKISDVIQPQKVAAFGMVLNTMGCLLFAFLGAETSMIMIVTGLGLLGLGFANFSSPNTNAIMGTVESHLYGVASTTVTTMRVLGQMSGMGVVLLVLVMVMGSSTINPQIYPEFITSTRISFTIFAILSFLGVLASLAGRNKDKNQS; encoded by the coding sequence ATGTCCATTTCTCCCCGAAAATATGCCCTGATGGTGGCGGTTTTAACCTCATTTTTAACCCCATTTGTGGGATCATCCATCAACATAGCCCTGCCTTCCATTGGCAATGAATTTACCGCCACAGCCATACTCCTCGGCTGGATACCAACTGCTTACCTTCTATCCCTGGCTGTCTGTCTGGTTCCGTTCGGTAGAATTGCTGATATTTATGGTAGAAAAAGAATTTTCACCTATGGGATAATAATATTCACAGTATCATCTTTTCTAGCCACATTATCCTTCTCAATTGACATGCTCCTGATATTCAGGGTTTTGCAGGGTGCTGGCAGTGCCATGATCTTCGGCAACCTTTTTGCCATCATAGCATCCATCTTCCCTGCCAGTGATCGGGGGAAGGCACTGGGTATAACCATCACTGGAGCATTTCTGGGACTTTTCCTGGGTCCGGTTTTAGGAGGTTTTTTGACAGAATATTTTGGTTGGAGAAGTATATTCTTCTTTAACGTGCCCCTGGGAATCCTGGCCACCCTTGCCGTAACCAGGGTGGAAGGTGAATGGGCTGAAGCCAGTGGAAAATCATTCGATATTATTGGATCAATCCTTTTAGGATTCACACTGGTAACCTTGATGTATGGTCTGTCAATTTTACCCGAAACAGTGGGATTTTACCTTATTTCAGGAGGGTTGGTGGGGTTGATCTTATTTTATATATTAGAAAGCCGAATGGAGAGTCCGGTTCTGGATGTGAAAGTTTTCAACAACCGGAGTTTCACCCTCTACAATCTGGCAGCATTCATCAGCTACTGTTCTGCTGCACCCATTGTATTCATACTGAGCCTCTACCTGCAGTACATTAAAGGACTGGATCCACAGTGGGCAGGGATTGTACTCTCGGTGCAACCGGTAATGATGGTTATATTCTCACCACTGGCTGGGAAAATATCAGATGTTATCCAACCCCAGAAGGTGGCTGCATTTGGAATGGTTCTCAACACCATGGGATGTCTGTTGTTCGCTTTTTTAGGAGCAGAAACCAGTATGATAATGATTGTCACTGGTCTTGGTCTTCTGGGTTTGGGTTTTGCCAATTTCTCTTCACCCAACACCAATGCCATAATGGGCACTGTGGAATCCCACCTTTACGGTGTAGCCTCCACCACAGTGACCACAATGCGTGTCCTGGGGCAGATGTCTGGTATGGGAGTGGTTCTACTGGTCCTGGTTATGGTCATGGGCAGTTCCACTATAAACCCCCAGATATATCCAGAATTTATCACCAGCACCAGGATATCATTTACCATATTCGCCATTTTGAGCTTTTTAGGGGTGCTGGCCTCCTTGGCTGGTAGAAATAAGGATAAAAATCAATCATAA
- a CDS encoding hydroxymethylglutaryl-CoA synthase (PFAM: Hydroxymethylglutaryl-coenzyme A synthase N terminal; 3-Oxoacyl-[acyl-carrier-protein (ACP)] synthase III C terminal~TIGRFAM: hydroxymethylglutaryl-CoA synthase, putative) → MAGIVGYGVYIPSYRIKVEEIAKVWGDNAQAVSRGLVVNEKSVPAPDEDTATISVEASRNSLKRALIDPQKIGAVYVGSESHPYAVKPTATIVAEAVEASPDLTAADLEFACKAGTAGMQVCMGLVDSGTVEYGLAVGADTAQGAPSDALEYTASAGGAAYIIGSKDTVADFEGTYSFTTDTPDFYRREGQPYPRHGGRFTGEPAYFKHVLSGAKGMMEKMGTEASDYDHAVFHQPNGKFYIRAAKKLGFTEEQYKTGLLTPMIGNTYSGATPLGLAAILDIAQPGERIFAVSYGSGAGSDAFSITVNDKIEEKRDLAPKVQDMIKTKEYVNYAIYAKFKGKMRMAGLTPR, encoded by the coding sequence ATGGCAGGAATAGTAGGATATGGAGTTTACATACCTTCATACCGTATAAAGGTTGAAGAGATTGCAAAAGTCTGGGGAGACAATGCCCAGGCAGTTTCCAGGGGACTGGTTGTTAACGAAAAATCAGTACCAGCCCCAGACGAAGACACAGCCACCATATCAGTGGAGGCATCCCGTAATTCACTTAAAAGAGCACTTATAGACCCTCAAAAAATCGGAGCAGTTTATGTTGGCTCAGAATCACATCCTTACGCAGTTAAACCAACTGCAACCATAGTGGCTGAGGCTGTGGAAGCCAGCCCTGATCTTACTGCAGCGGACCTGGAATTTGCTTGTAAAGCCGGAACCGCAGGTATGCAGGTCTGTATGGGACTGGTGGATTCTGGAACAGTGGAATATGGTCTTGCTGTCGGTGCAGACACTGCACAGGGTGCTCCCAGTGATGCTCTGGAGTACACTGCATCTGCAGGAGGAGCAGCATATATAATTGGATCCAAGGATACTGTAGCTGACTTTGAAGGTACCTACAGTTTTACCACCGACACCCCTGACTTCTACCGTAGGGAAGGACAGCCTTACCCCCGTCATGGAGGACGTTTCACTGGTGAACCCGCCTACTTCAAACACGTACTCTCTGGAGCCAAGGGAATGATGGAAAAGATGGGCACAGAAGCCTCTGATTATGATCATGCCGTTTTCCACCAGCCAAATGGTAAATTTTACATAAGAGCTGCCAAAAAACTTGGATTCACTGAAGAACAGTACAAAACAGGACTCTTAACACCAATGATTGGAAACACCTACTCTGGTGCAACACCCCTGGGACTGGCAGCCATCTTAGACATTGCCCAACCCGGTGAACGTATATTCGCTGTTTCTTATGGTTCAGGTGCGGGTAGTGATGCCTTCAGTATCACAGTTAATGATAAAATAGAAGAAAAACGTGACCTGGCCCCTAAGGTCCAGGATATGATCAAAACTAAAGAGTACGTGAACTACGCCATATACGCCAAGTTCAAGGGAAAAATGAGGATGGCAGGTCTAACTCCACGTTAA
- a CDS encoding acetyl-CoA acetyltransferase (PFAM: Thiolase, C-terminal domain; Thiolase, N-terminal domain): MRDVAIIGVSQTKFGELWDISFRDLITEAGMKAVADADIEGADLEAMYVGNMTAGLFIQQEHIASLIADHSGLTPIPCTRVEAACASGGLALRSGIMAVASGYHDVVISAGVEKMTDVVDPTPAIATASDQEWEAQQGVTFPSLYAMMARRHMYEYGTTREQLAMFSVNNHKNGALNPLAQYPFEIGVDQVLNSTMVADPLRLLDCPPVTDGAAAAILCPAEDARKYTDTPVYVKASAQASGTIALHDRRDITTIDSTVHASRTAYDIAGVGPKDIDAVEVHDCFSINGILAIEDLGFVEKGQGGQAVEDGLISIDGEIPVNPSGGLKARGHPLGATGIAQAAEMVWQLRGDAGKRQVEGIEIGMTHNIGGTGGTAAVHIFGR; encoded by the coding sequence TTGAGAGATGTTGCAATTATTGGAGTTTCACAAACCAAATTTGGTGAATTGTGGGACATATCCTTTAGGGATCTGATTACTGAAGCCGGAATGAAGGCTGTTGCCGATGCAGATATTGAAGGGGCAGACTTAGAAGCCATGTATGTGGGAAACATGACTGCTGGTCTGTTCATACAGCAGGAGCACATTGCCTCACTCATTGCTGATCATTCAGGTTTAACACCCATACCCTGTACCAGGGTGGAAGCAGCCTGTGCATCAGGCGGTTTAGCTCTTAGAAGCGGAATTATGGCCGTAGCCTCTGGTTACCACGATGTGGTAATCTCCGCAGGAGTGGAAAAAATGACTGATGTGGTGGATCCCACCCCTGCCATTGCCACTGCATCTGACCAGGAATGGGAAGCCCAGCAGGGAGTTACCTTCCCCTCACTCTACGCCATGATGGCACGCAGGCACATGTATGAATATGGAACCACCAGGGAACAGCTGGCCATGTTCAGTGTTAACAACCACAAGAATGGTGCCCTAAACCCACTGGCCCAGTACCCCTTTGAAATTGGTGTGGATCAGGTTTTAAACTCAACTATGGTAGCTGACCCCCTCAGATTACTGGACTGTCCCCCAGTGACTGATGGTGCAGCAGCAGCCATACTCTGCCCTGCTGAGGATGCCCGCAAATACACTGACACCCCGGTTTATGTTAAGGCCTCGGCCCAGGCATCTGGTACCATAGCCCTTCATGACCGACGGGATATAACCACCATTGACTCCACAGTACACGCATCACGGACTGCATATGATATAGCAGGTGTGGGACCTAAAGACATAGATGCAGTGGAAGTACACGATTGCTTCAGCATCAATGGTATTTTAGCCATTGAGGATCTGGGATTCGTGGAAAAAGGACAAGGTGGTCAGGCTGTAGAGGATGGTTTAATCAGCATTGATGGTGAAATACCAGTGAACCCCTCCGGAGGACTTAAAGCACGCGGACACCCATTAGGCGCCACTGGAATTGCCCAGGCTGCAGAGATGGTCTGGCAACTTAGAGGCGACGCTGGTAAAAGACAGGTTGAAGGTATTGAGATCGGTATGACCCACAACATTGGCGGTACCGGTGGTACTGCTGCCGTGCATATCTTCGGGCGTTAA
- a CDS encoding methionine-S-sulfoxide reductase (PFAM: Peptide methionine sulfoxide reductase~TIGRFAM: methionine-S-sulfoxide reductase) has product MTEKNKKATFGAGCFWGVEDAFRKLEGVVETAAGYAGGDFANPSYQDVCSGVTGHAEVVEVTYNPEIVPYTDLLDLFWNIHNPTTLNRQGPDIGAQYRSVIFYHDHEQEKLAHESRDKMDASGRYPGKIVTQIKPAPTFWRAEEYHQQYIEKTGRKSCHF; this is encoded by the coding sequence GTGACTGAAAAAAATAAAAAGGCAACTTTTGGGGCTGGTTGTTTCTGGGGAGTGGAAGATGCCTTCAGGAAACTGGAGGGAGTGGTTGAAACCGCAGCAGGTTATGCAGGTGGGGATTTTGCTAATCCATCCTATCAAGATGTTTGTTCAGGGGTTACTGGTCATGCTGAGGTGGTAGAAGTTACCTACAACCCTGAAATTGTGCCCTACACCGATTTACTGGATCTTTTCTGGAATATCCATAATCCCACCACTTTAAACCGGCAGGGACCTGATATTGGAGCCCAGTACAGGTCAGTTATTTTTTACCATGATCATGAGCAGGAGAAATTAGCCCATGAGAGCAGGGATAAAATGGATGCATCCGGACGCTACCCTGGTAAGATTGTAACCCAAATCAAACCAGCACCCACTTTCTGGAGGGCGGAAGAGTACCATCAGCAGTATATAGAAAAAACTGGCCGTAAAAGTTGTCATTTTTAA
- a CDS encoding hypothetical protein (PFAM: Thioesterase superfamily~TIGRFAM: uncharacterized domain 1; phenylacetic acid degradation protein PaaD) yields the protein MEKILKFFENDRFADLSNIEVVSISPGKATTTMEVEEMHLNGVGTVHGGALFTLADFTFALAANSHGTVTVAINANISYFKAVSSGVLRAEARELSSGGRIASYTVDIYDEARDLVAVFQGMAYRKREKISDLMDVSD from the coding sequence ATGGAAAAAATTCTGAAGTTCTTTGAAAATGATCGATTTGCGGATCTAAGTAACATTGAAGTGGTGAGTATTTCCCCTGGAAAAGCCACCACCACCATGGAAGTTGAAGAAATGCACCTTAACGGTGTGGGAACTGTTCATGGAGGAGCACTGTTTACCCTTGCTGACTTTACCTTTGCACTGGCAGCTAATTCACATGGAACAGTTACCGTGGCCATAAACGCCAACATATCCTATTTTAAGGCAGTCAGTAGTGGAGTGTTACGTGCAGAAGCCAGAGAACTTTCTAGTGGTGGTAGGATTGCCAGTTACACTGTGGATATATACGATGAGGCCCGTGACCTGGTGGCAGTCTTTCAGGGCATGGCTTACCGTAAGAGGGAGAAGATCAGTGATTTAATGGATGTATCAGATTAA
- a CDS encoding DNA polymerase IV (family X) (PFAM: PHP domain) translates to MQNHKVASILHRVADYLEMDGVDFRTKAYRRAAHTVETLSIDIADIQKQGKLEELPGIGKHIHGKIEEILDTGSLEYLENLKEEFPLDLDALMSVEGLGPKKIKLLYHELGIKNLDDLEREAKRHHIRRLKGMGAKTEAKILHNLEFARKGIGRQLLGDVLPLASEIKERISALDVVDQAEIAGSIRRRKETVGDIDILTVTKHPDEVMNYFTQMDLVDDIIVRGHSKSTVRLYNGMDADIRVFKEADFGSAMVYFTGSRELNIHLRKIAISKSMKLNEYGVFRGDERLAGKRESDVFRVLGLDYIPPELRENTGEIEAAQEGKLPDLVEYRDIKGDLHIHTTWSDGKSSIMEMANKASQMGYEYLAITDHTHLPVARGLDEKRLALQMNEIDKINSELEEITILKGAEVNLDSYGNLDISGNVLDDLDLLVAAVHYDLRQDPEKMNERIFRALENEHVDILAHPTGRKLKERQPYKLDIEQLFQKASETGTILEVNSQPKRLDLKDIHVKMAIKYDCQLAVSTDSHHTYDLACMGLGVATARRGWAEKKDIVNTLPLKKLLKILD, encoded by the coding sequence ATGCAGAATCATAAAGTTGCCTCCATACTTCACCGTGTGGCAGACTACCTGGAGATGGATGGTGTTGATTTTCGTACCAAGGCTTACCGCAGGGCAGCCCATACCGTGGAAACCCTCAGCATAGATATAGCAGATATACAGAAACAGGGGAAACTGGAGGAGCTACCCGGGATAGGTAAGCATATACACGGGAAAATTGAGGAGATACTGGACACTGGAAGCCTGGAATACCTGGAAAATTTAAAGGAAGAATTTCCACTGGACCTGGATGCACTGATGTCAGTGGAGGGATTGGGTCCCAAGAAAATAAAACTCCTCTACCATGAACTGGGGATTAAAAACCTGGATGACCTTGAAAGGGAAGCTAAACGTCATCATATTCGCAGATTGAAGGGGATGGGTGCTAAAACCGAGGCTAAAATTCTTCATAACCTGGAATTTGCCCGGAAAGGAATTGGAAGGCAGTTACTGGGGGATGTCCTGCCCCTGGCAAGTGAAATCAAAGAGAGGATAAGTGCCCTGGATGTGGTGGATCAAGCCGAAATCGCTGGTTCCATCCGCCGCAGAAAAGAAACCGTGGGAGACATTGACATACTCACTGTAACCAAACATCCTGATGAAGTAATGAACTACTTTACACAAATGGACCTAGTTGATGATATAATAGTAAGGGGGCATTCCAAGTCAACTGTACGACTCTACAATGGTATGGATGCAGATATCAGAGTCTTTAAAGAGGCAGATTTTGGTTCAGCAATGGTTTATTTCACTGGGTCACGTGAGTTAAACATACATCTGAGGAAAATCGCCATATCAAAGAGTATGAAACTCAACGAGTACGGTGTTTTCAGGGGAGATGAACGGCTGGCTGGTAAAAGAGAGAGTGATGTTTTCAGGGTACTGGGACTGGATTATATTCCACCAGAACTCAGGGAGAACACCGGTGAAATCGAAGCAGCCCAGGAAGGTAAACTCCCTGACCTGGTTGAATACCGTGATATAAAGGGTGATCTGCACATACACACTACCTGGAGTGATGGTAAATCAAGTATCATGGAAATGGCTAATAAAGCATCTCAGATGGGATATGAGTACTTGGCCATCACTGACCACACCCACCTTCCAGTGGCCAGGGGTCTGGATGAGAAAAGACTTGCTCTACAGATGAATGAAATCGATAAAATCAACTCAGAACTGGAAGAAATAACTATATTGAAGGGTGCAGAGGTTAATTTAGATTCATATGGTAATCTGGATATATCTGGTAATGTTCTGGATGACCTGGACCTGTTGGTAGCTGCAGTGCATTATGATCTCCGGCAGGATCCCGAAAAGATGAATGAACGGATTTTCAGGGCACTTGAAAATGAACACGTGGATATATTAGCCCATCCTACCGGCCGGAAACTAAAAGAAAGGCAGCCCTATAAATTAGATATTGAACAATTGTTCCAGAAGGCCAGTGAAACAGGAACCATTCTGGAAGTAAACTCACAACCCAAAAGACTGGATTTGAAGGATATTCATGTCAAAATGGCCATTAAATATGACTGCCAGTTAGCAGTGAGCACAGATAGCCATCATACCTATGATTTAGCTTGCATGGGGCTGGGTGTGGCCACTGCTCGCAGGGGCTGGGCCGAGAAAAAGGATATTGTAAATACCCTTCCACTGAAAAAGCTGTTAAAAATATTGGATTAA